A single region of the Terriglobales bacterium genome encodes:
- a CDS encoding PilZ domain-containing protein, with protein MQSRRFPRYPIDRPINATVYWDDHPIRKIHGRGFMIGQGGVGARLTDALYIGEIVKLEIPPMLAIYAAVRNNRGTEHGFEFLYSRDGQRRAVQQLCAIEEQK; from the coding sequence GTGCAAAGCCGCCGGTTTCCCCGCTATCCCATCGACCGGCCCATAAACGCCACCGTTTACTGGGATGACCATCCCATACGGAAAATCCATGGCCGCGGATTCATGATCGGCCAAGGTGGTGTGGGCGCCAGGCTCACCGACGCGCTCTACATCGGCGAAATCGTCAAGCTGGAGATCCCTCCCATGCTCGCCATCTATGCCGCAGTGCGCAACAACCGCGGCACCGAGCATGGGTTCGAGTTCCTCTACTCGCGCGATGGGCAAAGACGCGCCGTGCAGCAGTTGTGCGCCATCGAAGAACAGAAGTAA
- the selD gene encoding selenide, water dikinase SelD: protein MADAKPIRLTEAVKAAGUASKLSPAALDAVLGKLARQQDANVLVGFDKADDAGVYKISPDLALVQTVDFFTPIVDDPYTFGQIAATNALSDVYAMGGRPLSALTLVCFPDKGDLDVLERILAGGLNKMMEADCTIVGGHSIRDDELKFGYAVTGTIHPDRVLANSGARAGDKLIFTKPLGTGVISTAIKKQKAEGSWISAAIMSMTTLNKAAAEVITNFKVDKAAIDHRNDAVHALTDITGFGLIGHAREMALASDVSLRVSASAVPLLPGALDCARAGFIPGGLKNNRDFAECCAEFDVDIPADVRTLLFDPQTAGGLLISATASVADALLAALRAKKIPAALIGEVLPRTTPLIAVIA from the coding sequence ATGGCTGATGCCAAGCCAATTCGTCTGACGGAAGCGGTCAAAGCCGCGGGTTGAGCTTCCAAGCTGAGTCCGGCGGCGCTGGACGCGGTGCTTGGGAAATTAGCCCGGCAACAAGACGCGAACGTCCTGGTCGGCTTCGACAAAGCCGACGACGCCGGCGTGTACAAAATTTCCCCTGACCTCGCCCTCGTTCAGACCGTGGATTTCTTCACCCCCATCGTTGACGATCCTTACACCTTCGGCCAGATCGCCGCCACCAACGCCCTCAGCGACGTCTACGCCATGGGCGGGCGCCCGCTCAGCGCGCTCACTCTCGTCTGCTTTCCCGACAAGGGCGATCTCGACGTCCTCGAGCGCATCCTCGCCGGCGGCCTCAACAAGATGATGGAAGCCGACTGCACCATCGTCGGCGGCCACTCCATTCGTGACGACGAACTCAAGTTTGGCTACGCTGTCACCGGCACCATCCACCCCGACCGTGTCCTCGCCAACTCCGGCGCCCGTGCCGGCGATAAGCTCATCTTCACCAAACCGCTCGGGACCGGCGTCATCTCCACCGCCATCAAGAAGCAGAAGGCCGAGGGCTCCTGGATCTCCGCCGCCATCATGTCCATGACCACGCTGAACAAGGCCGCCGCGGAGGTGATCACGAATTTCAAAGTCGACAAAGCTGCCATCGACCATCGCAACGACGCCGTCCACGCCCTTACCGACATCACCGGCTTCGGACTCATCGGCCACGCCCGCGAGATGGCGCTCGCCAGCGACGTCTCGCTCCGCGTCAGCGCCTCGGCCGTCCCGCTTCTCCCGGGCGCACTCGATTGCGCCCGCGCCGGCTTCATTCCGGGCGGACTCAAAAACAATCGCGACTTCGCGGAATGCTGCGCCGAATTCGACGTCGACATTCCCGCCGACGTCCGTACTCTGCTCTTTGACCCGCAGACCGCCGGCGGCCTGCTCATCTCCGCTACCGCCTCTGTCGCGGACGCTCTCCTCGCCGCCCTGCGCGCAAAAAAAATCCCCGCCGCTTTGATCGGCGAGGTCCTCCCGCGCACCACACCCCTGATAGCAGTGATTGCGTAA
- the bstA gene encoding bacillithiol transferase BstA: MGTASAIPDLSYPIGKFNYEGPYSEDQRQHFINEIAACPERLRGAVHNLRESQLDTPYRPGGWTVRQVVHHLPDSHMNAFIRFKLALTEPNPTIKPYDEKEWAKLADVQVPIETSLVLLEAVHHRWLAVLRSMTPIQFEFKLKHPELGQLDLDRLLGMYAWHGKHHVAHIMSLRKRMGW; the protein is encoded by the coding sequence ATGGGCACCGCATCTGCCATTCCCGACCTCAGTTATCCCATCGGCAAGTTCAACTACGAAGGCCCCTATAGCGAAGATCAGCGACAGCATTTCATCAACGAAATCGCGGCCTGCCCGGAGCGCCTGCGCGGGGCCGTACACAACCTGCGGGAATCGCAACTCGACACGCCGTACCGCCCGGGTGGATGGACCGTGCGGCAGGTGGTCCACCACTTGCCCGACAGCCACATGAACGCTTTCATCCGCTTCAAGCTGGCGCTGACCGAGCCCAACCCCACCATCAAACCCTACGACGAAAAAGAGTGGGCCAAGCTGGCGGATGTGCAGGTGCCGATTGAGACATCGCTGGTGTTGCTGGAGGCGGTGCACCATCGCTGGCTCGCGGTACTGCGCTCGATGACGCCCATCCAGTTCGAATTCAAGTTGAAGCACCCGGAGCTTGGCCAGCTCGACCTTGACCGCCTGCTCGGAATGTACGCGTGGCACGGCAAACATCACGTGGCGCACATCATGAGCTTGCGAAAGAGAATGGGCTGGTAG
- a CDS encoding DUF6159 family protein, with protein MSGRFGRTWELTKQSFHVLAADKRMLLFPVMSAIAVVIVSASFLIPVIATGMFGHRGQPLTNGEYGIMFLFYFANYFVIVFFNSALVYCASICLSGGHATVRDGLQGAWGRIGQILTWAIVAATVGMILRIMEDRLGKFARIITWLLGTAWTLMTYFIVPVLVFEDMGIVDSIKRSASVLKQTWGEEVISGFSFGLIWLALMVPGIVLALAAMFVHPALGIALGVLYFLMLAVISAAVKTVFTVALYRYASQGAVPAGFSPDLVQGAFISRG; from the coding sequence ATGTCCGGAAGATTCGGCCGCACCTGGGAACTGACCAAGCAGAGTTTTCATGTGCTCGCCGCCGATAAGCGAATGCTGCTGTTTCCTGTGATGAGCGCCATTGCAGTGGTGATTGTCAGCGCGAGCTTCCTGATTCCGGTAATCGCGACGGGCATGTTCGGCCACCGCGGGCAGCCGCTCACCAACGGCGAGTACGGGATCATGTTTCTGTTCTACTTCGCCAACTATTTCGTGATCGTGTTCTTCAACAGCGCGCTGGTCTATTGCGCCAGCATCTGCCTTTCCGGCGGACACGCCACGGTGCGTGACGGCCTGCAGGGCGCCTGGGGGCGCATCGGACAGATCCTCACCTGGGCGATCGTGGCCGCCACCGTGGGCATGATCCTGCGCATCATGGAAGACCGGTTGGGCAAGTTCGCGCGCATCATCACCTGGCTGCTGGGTACCGCATGGACGCTGATGACCTACTTCATTGTCCCCGTGCTGGTCTTTGAGGACATGGGCATCGTGGATTCGATCAAGCGCTCGGCCTCGGTGCTGAAGCAGACCTGGGGCGAGGAAGTAATCAGCGGCTTCAGCTTCGGCCTGATCTGGCTGGCATTGATGGTTCCTGGAATCGTGCTCGCCTTGGCGGCGATGTTCGTGCATCCGGCGCTCGGCATCGCGCTGGGCGTGCTCTATTTCCTGATGCTGGCGGTGATCTCGGCGGCAGTGAAGACCGTCTTCACCGTGGCGCTCTACCGCTACGCCTCGCAGGGCGCGGTGCCGGCCGGCTTTTCGCCCGACCTGGTGCAGGGCGCGTTCATCTCCAGGGGATAA
- a CDS encoding HU family DNA-binding protein — MAAGMTKTQLVRHVAEKVGTNNKTAATFLETLAETAVKETKKNGLFVLPGLGRLKKVQRKARMGRNPQTGEPIKIAAKTTAKFYLAKAVKDAIAPKK; from the coding sequence ATGGCAGCAGGCATGACCAAGACTCAGCTCGTCCGCCACGTGGCCGAAAAGGTCGGCACCAACAACAAGACCGCGGCCACTTTCCTGGAGACGCTGGCTGAGACGGCCGTCAAGGAGACCAAGAAAAACGGCCTGTTTGTTCTTCCCGGCCTCGGACGCTTGAAGAAGGTGCAGCGCAAGGCACGCATGGGCCGTAATCCCCAAACCGGCGAGCCCATCAAGATCGCAGCCAAGACCACCGCGAAGTTCTATCTCGCCAAAGCCGTCAAGGATGCAATCGCTCCCAAGAAATAG
- a CDS encoding 16S rRNA (guanine(527)-N(7))-methyltransferase RsmG, whose protein sequence is MHPERIAALLSPFLGAASLSPTQLEQLSRYLDLLLRWNARMNLTAIRDAEQIVARHFGESLFAAVHLYPSGSLPPGASLKPASCSLVDIGSGAGFPGLPIGVWAPGLHTTLLESNQRKSTFLREVVRCLGLAQLDVLTGRAEALAQNISKVGPGAGAGAAYETTESAAAAGALPAAELTVTLRAVEHFEDILPVAVKLLHHFYATSRRLGLLIGEAQVAAAHQLAPAVQWSGAIAIPQSSQRVLLIGNLT, encoded by the coding sequence GTGCATCCTGAGCGCATCGCCGCCCTGCTTTCCCCCTTTCTCGGCGCTGCCTCGCTCAGCCCAACTCAACTCGAACAACTGTCGCGATATCTCGACCTTCTTCTCCGCTGGAACGCTCGCATGAATCTCACCGCGATTCGCGATGCGGAGCAGATCGTCGCTCGCCACTTCGGGGAATCCCTGTTCGCCGCTGTGCATCTCTACCCGTCCGGCAGCCTGCCGCCGGGAGCCAGCCTGAAGCCTGCCTCCTGCAGCCTGGTCGACATCGGCTCCGGCGCCGGCTTCCCTGGCCTGCCCATCGGGGTTTGGGCGCCCGGCCTGCACACCACCTTGCTCGAATCCAATCAGCGCAAGTCGACCTTTCTTCGCGAGGTTGTCCGTTGCCTCGGACTCGCGCAGTTGGATGTTCTTACCGGCCGCGCCGAAGCCCTCGCGCAAAACATAAGTAAGGTAGGCCCTGGCGCCGGCGCCGGGGCTGCGTATGAAACCACCGAAAGCGCTGCTGCCGCGGGTGCCCTGCCCGCGGCCGAGCTGACGGTCACGCTACGAGCGGTCGAGCATTTCGAAGACATTCTCCCCGTCGCCGTGAAGCTGCTTCACCACTTTTACGCGACCTCGCGCCGCCTTGGCCTGTTGATCGGTGAAGCGCAGGTAGCAGCCGCCCATCAACTCGCGCCCGCCGTCCAATGGTCAGGCGCGATCGCCATCCCCCAATCCTCGCAACGCGTGCTGCTGATCGGGAATTTGACGTAA
- a CDS encoding rhodanese-like domain-containing protein, with product MQHSPRFLQIVNDAKKRVRETTVDAIKSRLDRGERLTIVDVREESEYAKDHLPGAIHLGKGIIERDIEAKVPDPSTEIVLYCGGGFRSALAADNLQKMGYTNVISMDGGIRDWREKKYPLSNVATR from the coding sequence ATGCAACATTCACCGCGATTCCTGCAGATCGTCAACGACGCCAAAAAGCGCGTGCGTGAAACCACCGTCGACGCAATCAAGAGCCGGCTCGACCGCGGCGAACGCCTAACCATCGTGGACGTGCGCGAAGAGAGCGAATACGCCAAGGACCATCTCCCCGGCGCGATTCACCTGGGCAAGGGGATCATCGAGCGGGACATCGAGGCCAAGGTGCCGGACCCGAGCACGGAAATCGTGCTCTACTGCGGCGGCGGCTTTCGCTCCGCCCTGGCCGCCGATAATTTGCAGAAGATGGGCTACACCAACGTAATCTCAATGGACGGCGGCATTCGCGACTGGCGCGAAAAGAAATACCCGCTGAGCAACGTGGCGACGCGGTAA
- a CDS encoding M13 family metallopeptidase translates to MRFLTAVVFVLLSFSLFAQTPSAGPPPPKLNHFSVDEVDPSLDACTDFYKYVCSKWQAANPIPADQAAWGSSSNLQIWNETVLRDTLVQASQPSPNRSAIQQKIGDYWTACMDESGANAAALKPIQPLLDAIDNLRSISQLAPVLARLHLSAPAAWDAGSTQTNAPVFGFGQTQDLADATLVVALVDQGGMGMPGRDYYLEDNPRLKEARGKYQQHIQKMLTLAGEPAAQAASDTAAIMKMETAMARAAMDPVRRRDPKNIYHVMTLAQVKAMTPSFNFAEYFKLVGAPAPQHYVVSEPGFFTALQQLLKSEPLPAWKAYLRWWTISQHAPYLSQPFVEENFDFYGRTLTGAQQLQPRWRRCVRAADRDLGEALGQAYVDKAFPPESKQRTSAMVKNVEAALGRDIQQIDWMTAATKQQAETKLHAIEDKIGYPNRWRDYSAVKITPGSWSDNVAQATAFEFHRQLDKIGKPVDRAEWTMTPPTINAYYDPQLNTINFPAGILQPPFFDPALDDAVNYGAIATVVGHEITHGFDDQGRKFDAKGNLSDWWTPQDAQAYEQRGACIAEQYTAEVPGTGVKQNGKLTQGEDTADNGGTRLAFMALEKLYKEKGKSIDDKESDGVTPRQRFFLAHAFESCYNIRPEIARTLIVTNPHSLPVFRVNNVVSNMPEFRQAFGCKPGQPMVRQNACRVW, encoded by the coding sequence ATGCGCTTTCTCACCGCCGTTGTCTTCGTCCTGCTCTCCTTCAGCCTTTTTGCGCAGACGCCGTCCGCCGGGCCGCCACCCCCGAAGCTCAACCACTTCAGCGTCGACGAAGTGGACCCCTCGCTGGACGCCTGCACCGACTTCTACAAGTACGTCTGCTCGAAGTGGCAAGCGGCGAATCCCATTCCCGCCGACCAGGCCGCCTGGGGCTCCAGTTCGAACCTTCAGATCTGGAATGAGACCGTGCTCCGCGACACGCTGGTGCAAGCCTCACAGCCTTCGCCGAACCGTTCTGCCATCCAGCAAAAGATTGGCGACTACTGGACCGCCTGCATGGACGAATCCGGCGCCAACGCCGCCGCGCTCAAGCCCATCCAGCCCCTCCTCGACGCCATTGACAACCTGCGTTCTATCTCGCAGCTTGCTCCCGTGCTGGCGCGCCTTCATCTCTCCGCCCCCGCTGCCTGGGACGCGGGCAGCACCCAGACCAACGCTCCCGTCTTCGGTTTCGGACAGACTCAGGACCTTGCCGACGCCACCCTGGTCGTCGCCTTGGTTGATCAGGGCGGCATGGGCATGCCCGGCCGCGATTACTACCTCGAAGACAATCCTCGCTTGAAGGAAGCCCGCGGCAAATACCAGCAACACATTCAGAAGATGTTGACCCTCGCCGGCGAACCAGCGGCACAGGCTGCTTCCGACACGGCCGCCATCATGAAAATGGAAACCGCGATGGCCCGCGCCGCCATGGATCCGGTCCGACGTCGCGATCCAAAAAACATTTACCACGTCATGACCCTCGCCCAGGTGAAGGCGATGACGCCCTCGTTCAATTTCGCCGAGTACTTCAAACTTGTCGGGGCTCCTGCCCCCCAACACTACGTCGTCAGTGAGCCGGGGTTCTTCACCGCCCTGCAGCAGCTCCTCAAGTCCGAGCCGCTGCCGGCCTGGAAAGCCTACCTGCGCTGGTGGACGATCTCCCAGCACGCTCCCTACCTCAGCCAGCCCTTCGTGGAAGAGAATTTCGATTTCTACGGCCGCACTCTGACCGGCGCGCAGCAGCTGCAGCCGCGCTGGCGCCGTTGTGTGCGCGCCGCCGATCGCGATCTTGGCGAGGCCCTCGGTCAAGCTTACGTAGACAAGGCATTCCCGCCCGAGAGCAAGCAGCGCACCAGCGCCATGGTGAAAAACGTCGAGGCGGCGCTGGGCCGCGACATCCAGCAGATTGACTGGATGACTGCTGCCACCAAGCAGCAGGCGGAAACCAAGCTTCACGCCATCGAGGACAAAATTGGATATCCCAACCGCTGGCGCGATTACTCGGCGGTGAAGATCACGCCCGGCAGCTGGTCCGACAACGTGGCGCAGGCCACCGCCTTCGAGTTTCACCGCCAGCTCGACAAGATTGGCAAGCCCGTCGACCGCGCCGAGTGGACCATGACTCCGCCCACCATCAACGCCTACTACGATCCCCAGCTCAACACCATCAACTTTCCCGCCGGCATTCTGCAGCCTCCATTTTTCGATCCCGCGCTCGACGATGCCGTCAACTACGGCGCCATCGCCACCGTGGTCGGCCACGAGATCACGCACGGCTTCGATGACCAGGGGCGCAAGTTCGACGCCAAGGGCAATCTCAGCGACTGGTGGACGCCGCAGGACGCGCAGGCTTACGAGCAGCGCGGCGCCTGCATCGCCGAGCAATACACGGCCGAAGTTCCCGGCACCGGCGTCAAGCAGAACGGCAAGCTGACGCAGGGCGAAGACACCGCCGACAACGGCGGCACTCGCCTCGCCTTTATGGCGCTGGAAAAGCTATATAAAGAGAAGGGCAAGTCGATCGACGACAAAGAATCCGACGGGGTCACCCCGCGCCAGCGTTTCTTCCTCGCCCATGCGTTTGAGTCCTGCTACAACATTCGGCCTGAAATCGCACGCACCCTCATCGTCACCAACCCGCACTCGCTGCCCGTCTTCCGCGTCAACAACGTGGTTTCCAATATGCCGGAATTCCGGCAGGCCTTCGGCTGCAAACCCGGCCAGCCCATGGTCCGCCAAAACGCCTGCCGCGTCTGGTAA
- a CDS encoding STAS domain-containing protein gives MSVNYTVRKVGEVTVLDLDGRISRGDAQAFGPDGGRGLHPVVRDIVEKGSRKVLFNLRHVTYVDSFGLGELVACMTTLHNHEGEFRVCNATARVAELLRMTHLSAVLHCEEDEVTGLKSFLESARMTAA, from the coding sequence ATGAGCGTGAACTACACCGTCCGAAAGGTGGGAGAGGTTACCGTCCTCGATCTCGACGGCCGCATCAGCCGCGGCGACGCTCAAGCCTTCGGTCCTGACGGCGGCCGGGGTCTGCACCCAGTGGTGCGAGACATCGTCGAGAAGGGCAGCCGGAAGGTCCTGTTCAACCTGCGTCACGTCACCTACGTGGACAGTTTTGGGCTGGGCGAGCTGGTGGCCTGCATGACCACGCTGCACAACCACGAGGGCGAATTCCGCGTCTGCAACGCAACCGCACGGGTGGCCGAACTGCTGCGCATGACGCACTTGAGCGCAGTACTGCACTGCGAAGAGGACGAAGTAACCGGCCTGAAGTCGTTCCTTGAGAGTGCAAGGATGACGGCTGCTTGA
- the der gene encoding ribosome biogenesis GTPase Der has protein sequence MPHASQSAAHLPTLAIVGRPNVGKSTLFNKLIGRRRAIVTDEPGITRDRLYGETEWNGRRLRVIDTGGIIPDDKELIPAEIFRQARVALDEADAIVLVVDGRTELVSPDIDLARMLIRGGKPLFLAVNKIDTPKLEAAAENFRRLGIRNLFAISAEHGLNVADLLDAIIQKLPETVWQGSSTRDSRSAKPATESTEQQFKKSTPQDSISEVAPQPEEEILSSAPSGINLSERETRVAIIGRPNVGKSTLLNTLTATDRAIVSPMPGTTRDAVDELVERDGHAYRFIDTAGIRRKGKTNLVAEKLSVVMARKHLEAADIALLIIDAAEGVTALDATIAGYAHESGRSVIVVVNKWDLVAKKEDERARRATTRHRGGVQFRRGSMNARIAARAGSDNGHKPADRKIYEEELRHQLKFLDYSPVVFVSAKAGTNVEKIFDLVAQVAAERRKRIPTAAMNRFVQSIDFDRASVPYSRRVKILYMTQAGTSPPTFVLFTDRAVKLHFSYERFLENQIRRAFGFFGTPIIIKTRARS, from the coding sequence GTGCCTCATGCCTCCCAATCCGCCGCCCACCTCCCGACCCTCGCCATCGTCGGCCGCCCTAACGTGGGCAAATCCACGCTCTTCAACAAGCTCATCGGGCGCCGCCGCGCCATCGTCACCGACGAGCCCGGCATCACCCGCGACCGCCTCTACGGCGAGACGGAATGGAACGGACGCCGCCTGCGCGTCATCGACACCGGCGGCATCATTCCCGACGACAAGGAACTCATCCCGGCGGAAATTTTTCGCCAGGCCCGGGTCGCGCTTGATGAAGCCGACGCCATCGTTCTCGTCGTCGACGGCCGCACCGAGCTTGTCTCCCCTGACATCGACCTGGCGCGCATGCTCATTCGCGGCGGCAAACCGCTGTTTCTCGCGGTCAACAAAATCGACACTCCCAAGCTCGAGGCAGCCGCGGAGAATTTCCGCCGCCTCGGCATTCGAAACCTTTTCGCCATCTCCGCCGAGCACGGCCTCAACGTCGCCGACCTGCTCGACGCCATCATTCAGAAATTGCCCGAAACCGTGTGGCAGGGGTCTTCGACCCGTGACTCGCGATCCGCGAAACCAGCCACTGAGAGCACAGAGCAGCAGTTCAAGAAAAGCACTCCACAAGATTCCATATCCGAAGTTGCACCGCAGCCAGAGGAAGAAATCCTTTCCTCCGCGCCCTCCGGGATAAATCTTTCTGAACGCGAGACCCGCGTCGCCATCATCGGACGTCCCAACGTCGGCAAGTCCACGCTGCTGAACACGCTCACCGCCACCGATCGTGCCATCGTCTCTCCCATGCCCGGCACTACGCGCGATGCGGTCGACGAACTGGTGGAACGCGACGGCCACGCCTACCGCTTCATCGATACGGCCGGCATCCGCCGCAAAGGCAAGACCAACCTGGTCGCGGAAAAGCTTTCCGTGGTCATGGCGCGCAAGCACCTCGAAGCCGCCGACATCGCCCTGCTCATCATCGACGCGGCCGAAGGCGTCACCGCGCTCGACGCTACTATCGCCGGTTACGCTCATGAGAGCGGGCGCTCCGTCATCGTCGTCGTCAACAAGTGGGACCTGGTCGCCAAGAAAGAAGATGAGCGCGCGCGCCGCGCCACCACGCGCCATCGCGGTGGCGTGCAGTTCCGTCGCGGCAGCATGAACGCCCGCATCGCCGCTCGCGCCGGCAGCGATAACGGGCACAAGCCCGCCGACCGCAAGATTTACGAGGAGGAACTTCGCCACCAGCTGAAATTTCTCGACTACTCCCCCGTCGTTTTCGTTTCCGCCAAGGCCGGCACGAATGTGGAGAAGATTTTTGATCTCGTCGCGCAGGTCGCCGCCGAACGCCGCAAGCGTATTCCCACTGCCGCCATGAACCGCTTCGTGCAGAGCATCGACTTCGACCGCGCCTCGGTTCCCTACTCGCGCCGCGTCAAAATTCTCTATATGACCCAGGCCGGCACCTCGCCGCCCACCTTCGTCCTCTTCACCGACCGCGCCGTCAAATTGCATTTTTCCTACGAGCGCTTCCTGGAAAACCAGATCCGCCGCGCCTTCGGTTTTTTCGGCACACCCATCATCATCAAAACCCGCGCCCGTAGTTAG
- a CDS encoding ATP-dependent DNA helicase: MSTPAKPATSPATGSLYSFFAPGGLLAKTHPAYEFRRGQLQMAEEVAKALEERRHLIVEAGTGTGKTLAYLLPVIRSGKRVIVSTGTKTLQEQLFYKDVPFLSQHIGELRVCYMKGRNNYLCRKKLYDLSDQPVLSGLEEIQQYRAIAEWEKTTQTGDRSELVTIAESSALWPKLDARAESCLGQKCQQFDRCFITEMHRKAAESDIIIVNHHLFFADLAIKMATEGETDAGILPDCAAVIFDEAHELEDVAASYFGVSVSTPRFEELARDVEGTLQKAQLASPALLQATAGVREHAQRFFSLLPAGEGRFAFTGRREFLEENGDEYGAAMRALGRLQAELQAVKNKPDELHMLARRAQELQVQLGFVMENEDPNTVFWIERRGTRVASAAKPSSRKSALDARRSTYEGRQHVFLQATPIDVSQILRQYLFDKLETSVLTSATLAVSNGFQYARQRLGLENARELVVPSHFHYESQALLYIPPDLPDPRMPEFTAKAAERMRRLLEITQGRAFCLFTSYAQMHEIHDRLLAELAYPVMIQGQAPKNALLEEFRATPNAVLFATASFWQGVDVQGEQLSCVIIDRLPFAVPNDPVVAARIRAIDASGGNAFFDYQVPAAVITLKQGFGRLIRSLHDRGLLALMDNRILKKQYGKVFLDSLPKYRRTTQLGDVEKFFGVESQA, encoded by the coding sequence GTGTCCACACCTGCCAAACCCGCGACCAGTCCCGCCACCGGGTCTCTGTACAGCTTCTTCGCGCCCGGGGGATTGCTGGCGAAGACGCATCCGGCGTACGAGTTCCGGCGCGGGCAGCTGCAGATGGCGGAAGAGGTGGCGAAGGCGCTCGAAGAGCGGCGGCACCTGATCGTCGAGGCCGGCACCGGCACCGGAAAAACCCTGGCGTACCTGCTGCCCGTGATCCGAAGCGGCAAGCGCGTAATCGTGTCCACGGGAACGAAGACGCTGCAGGAGCAGCTCTTCTATAAGGATGTTCCGTTCCTGTCGCAGCATATCGGCGAGCTGCGCGTCTGCTACATGAAGGGCAGGAACAATTATCTCTGCCGGAAAAAGCTCTATGACCTTTCCGACCAGCCGGTGCTGAGCGGGCTGGAGGAGATCCAGCAGTATCGCGCGATTGCGGAGTGGGAGAAGACGACGCAAACCGGCGACCGCTCCGAACTGGTGACGATTGCCGAATCGAGCGCGTTGTGGCCGAAGCTGGACGCGCGGGCGGAGTCGTGCCTGGGACAAAAGTGCCAGCAGTTCGACCGCTGCTTTATCACCGAGATGCACCGCAAGGCGGCGGAGAGCGACATCATCATCGTAAATCACCACCTGTTCTTTGCCGACCTGGCCATCAAGATGGCGACCGAAGGCGAGACCGATGCGGGCATCCTGCCGGATTGCGCCGCCGTGATCTTCGATGAGGCGCACGAGCTGGAGGACGTGGCGGCGAGTTATTTCGGAGTGAGCGTGAGCACGCCGCGCTTTGAAGAGCTGGCCCGCGACGTGGAGGGAACACTGCAGAAGGCGCAACTGGCGTCGCCGGCATTGCTGCAGGCGACAGCCGGAGTTCGCGAGCACGCGCAAAGATTCTTCTCTCTGCTGCCGGCGGGAGAAGGGCGGTTTGCCTTCACCGGGCGTCGCGAGTTCCTGGAAGAAAACGGCGACGAGTACGGGGCGGCGATGCGGGCGCTGGGCCGGTTGCAGGCGGAGCTGCAGGCGGTGAAGAACAAGCCGGACGAGCTGCACATGCTGGCCAGGCGAGCCCAGGAGCTGCAGGTGCAGCTTGGGTTCGTGATGGAAAACGAGGACCCGAACACGGTGTTCTGGATTGAGCGGCGGGGAACGCGCGTAGCCTCGGCGGCGAAGCCATCCTCGCGTAAGTCGGCGCTCGACGCTCGACGATCGACCTACGAGGGCCGCCAGCACGTGTTTCTGCAGGCGACTCCGATTGATGTGTCGCAGATCCTGCGACAGTACCTGTTCGACAAGCTGGAAACATCGGTGCTGACCTCGGCGACGCTGGCGGTGAGTAACGGCTTCCAATACGCCCGCCAGCGCCTCGGGCTGGAGAACGCGCGCGAGCTGGTGGTGCCGTCGCACTTCCACTACGAATCGCAGGCGCTGTTGTACATTCCGCCGGACCTGCCGGATCCGCGCATGCCGGAGTTCACCGCGAAGGCAGCGGAACGAATGCGCCGGCTGCTGGAGATCACGCAGGGTAGGGCGTTCTGCTTGTTCACCAGCTACGCGCAGATGCACGAAATCCACGACCGCCTGCTGGCTGAGCTGGCGTACCCGGTCATGATCCAGGGGCAGGCGCCGAAAAATGCATTGCTGGAGGAGTTCCGGGCCACGCCGAACGCGGTGCTGTTCGCGACGGCTTCGTTCTGGCAGGGAGTGGACGTGCAGGGCGAGCAGTTGAGCTGCGTCATTATTGATCGACTGCCGTTTGCGGTGCCCAACGATCCGGTGGTGGCGGCGAGGATTCGCGCCATTGACGCCTCAGGTGGGAATGCGTTTTTCGATTACCAGGTGCCGGCGGCGGTGATCACCCTGAAACAAGGCTTCGGGCGCCTGATTCGCTCGCTCCACGACCGCGGCCTGCTGGCGCTGATGGACAACCGGATCTTGAAGAAGCAGTACGGCAAAGTGTTTCTGGACAGCCTGCCCAAGTATCGCCGCACGACGCAGTTGGGGGACGTGGAGAAATTCTTTGGAGTAGAGTCGCAGGCTTGA